Proteins from one Planctomyces sp. SH-PL62 genomic window:
- a CDS encoding polymorphic toxin-type HINT domain-containing protein: MISAWFLGLAVGVVGGSDQEAPRAPAADRAAYEEARTRAGRDADAQVDLALWCEARGLAAEKTTHLTRAVLIDPDHARARGLLGYVRHEGRWMRPDGVSRAVEESPESQALLREYLDRRTRTSDDADDLYKLALWCEEKGLSQPMVAHLRRVVQLDPGREGAWRRLGFKKVSGRWIDPEAEAEIKAARVAQEQADKAWKPRLEKLRNALGSKEKTRRAEAQAELAAIDDPRAAAMVWQVFARGGDERRQRIAVDVYSRMDAPAASTALALIAVFSPHAGIRSDAATLLLRRDPREYAGLLAGLIQDEIKYKIKPVEGPGSQGELFVQGRDENVRRRYTPLQGPVLAPTDQLDRDENGRLIALRPTGYTYTGPSVGTLDISANGAARITTNGASSPFDGVTVSGGLMHVPTGVGQNAGLTSALQGAGLSASQTQTILGRLPQSVAFPVGGSWTSGSRVEPVYEERIQIPVEQMMAEARASALMARRQLESDVAQIEAQNAPRREVNERASAVLKRVSGADLGDDREKWMAWAVDLEGYVLPQKSASEPPPTYVEDVPIAFQPQATFTRTGSLLGYELRHSCFAGGTMVRTLQGLRAIESIRPGDQVLSQDTTTGKLDYRPVVTVYHNPPNETFKIDVGRETVHPTGIHRLWKAGRGWIMAREVQPGDRLRTVGGLVEVSAIEKESAQPVFNLLIAGGDSYCVGELGLIAHDNSFVDPVAKPFDDVPALASATSRP; the protein is encoded by the coding sequence TGGTTCCTGGGTCTCGCGGTCGGAGTCGTCGGAGGGAGCGATCAGGAGGCTCCTCGGGCTCCAGCGGCCGATCGCGCAGCCTATGAAGAAGCCCGCACCCGCGCCGGCCGCGACGCCGACGCCCAGGTCGACCTGGCTCTCTGGTGCGAGGCTCGCGGCCTGGCCGCCGAGAAGACGACGCACCTGACCCGGGCCGTTTTGATCGACCCCGACCACGCCAGGGCGCGAGGGCTGCTGGGCTACGTCCGGCATGAAGGCCGCTGGATGCGACCCGACGGCGTCAGCCGGGCCGTCGAGGAGTCGCCCGAGAGCCAGGCCCTCCTCCGCGAGTACCTGGACCGGCGCACCAGGACCAGCGACGACGCCGACGACCTCTACAAACTGGCCCTCTGGTGCGAGGAGAAGGGCCTGTCCCAGCCGATGGTCGCGCACCTGCGCCGGGTCGTGCAGCTCGATCCCGGCCGCGAGGGAGCCTGGCGCCGTCTCGGCTTCAAGAAGGTCTCCGGACGCTGGATCGACCCCGAGGCGGAGGCCGAGATCAAGGCCGCGCGCGTGGCCCAGGAGCAGGCCGACAAGGCCTGGAAGCCCCGTCTCGAAAAGCTCCGGAACGCCCTGGGGAGCAAGGAGAAGACTCGCCGGGCCGAGGCCCAGGCCGAGCTTGCGGCGATCGACGACCCCCGCGCCGCGGCGATGGTCTGGCAGGTCTTCGCCCGAGGAGGCGATGAGCGCCGCCAGCGAATCGCGGTCGACGTCTACAGCCGGATGGACGCCCCCGCCGCCTCCACCGCGCTGGCCCTGATCGCCGTCTTCAGCCCCCACGCCGGCATCCGATCCGACGCCGCCACCCTGCTCCTCCGCCGGGACCCCCGCGAGTACGCCGGCCTCCTCGCCGGGCTCATCCAGGACGAGATCAAGTACAAGATCAAGCCCGTCGAAGGCCCCGGCTCCCAGGGCGAGCTGTTCGTCCAGGGCAGGGACGAGAACGTCCGCCGGCGGTATACGCCGCTGCAAGGGCCCGTCCTCGCGCCGACGGACCAGCTGGATCGGGATGAGAACGGCAGGCTCATCGCGCTTCGGCCCACGGGCTACACCTACACCGGCCCCAGCGTCGGCACGCTCGACATCAGCGCCAACGGCGCGGCACGTATCACCACCAACGGCGCCTCGTCGCCGTTCGATGGCGTCACCGTCTCGGGTGGGCTCATGCACGTGCCGACCGGCGTCGGCCAGAACGCAGGCTTGACGTCGGCGCTCCAGGGGGCGGGCCTGTCCGCCTCGCAAACCCAGACGATTCTGGGCCGGCTCCCGCAGTCGGTGGCCTTTCCGGTCGGCGGCAGCTGGACGAGCGGAAGCCGCGTCGAACCCGTCTATGAGGAAAGGATCCAGATTCCGGTCGAGCAGATGATGGCCGAGGCCCGCGCCTCCGCCCTGATGGCCAGGCGGCAGTTGGAAAGCGACGTCGCGCAGATCGAGGCCCAGAACGCCCCCCGGCGCGAGGTCAACGAGCGGGCTTCCGCCGTCCTCAAGCGCGTCAGCGGCGCCGACCTGGGCGACGACCGTGAGAAGTGGATGGCCTGGGCCGTGGACCTGGAGGGTTACGTCCTCCCGCAGAAGTCCGCCTCGGAGCCGCCGCCGACCTACGTCGAGGACGTGCCGATCGCCTTCCAGCCGCAGGCGACCTTCACGCGCACCGGCTCGCTGCTGGGATACGAGCTCCGGCATTCCTGCTTCGCCGGCGGGACCATGGTCCGCACCTTGCAGGGGCTTCGGGCGATCGAGTCGATCCGCCCCGGCGACCAGGTGCTCTCGCAGGACACGACGACCGGCAAGCTCGACTATCGGCCCGTCGTCACGGTCTACCACAACCCGCCGAACGAGACGTTCAAGATCGACGTCGGCCGGGAGACGGTCCACCCCACGGGCATCCACCGGCTCTGGAAGGCGGGGCGGGGCTGGATCATGGCGCGCGAGGTCCAGCCCGGCGATCGCCTGCGGACCGTCGGCGGGCTCGTCGAGGTGTCCGCAATCGAGAAGGAGTCGGCCCAGCCCGTGTTCAACCTGCTGATCGCCGGCGGCGACAGCTACTGCGTCGGCGAGCTGGGCCTGATCGCCCACGACAACAGCTTCGTCGACCCGGTCGCGAAGCCGTTCGACGACGTGCCGGCCCTGGCCTCGGCGACGAGCCGACCCTGA
- the hflX gene encoding GTPase HflX has product MIDTSRNERSGNRERAVLVGVILPGGEYNTDDPLDEIRGLAKTAGLDVVGTMLQKRQQVDVATYIGSGKVDELKEQVRAFEADVVIFDSDLGPGQTRNLEKALECKVVDRTEVILDIFAIHAQTHEAHLQVELAQLEYAMPRLKRMWTHLSRYKGGIGVRGPGEKQLEEDKRLVVHRIQELKAKLGKIQARKEREVAGRGDFPTVSLVGYTNAGKSTLMNALTDAGVLVENKLFATLDTRTRKWRFRGGGAALLSDTVGFIRDLPHALVASFKATLEEARQADLLLHVVDASSPDAEMQVRAVVEVLEELGLKDHPTLLVLNKADRVPDRSFLDVLRAQHRDSIAISAAKGEGLEALEHAVRQALLESALDAEVEISVADGRVLSYLAQHAQIHGRTYDEANDRVVVDCRLPRRCLDFLYEHGAEVREKEIRIYA; this is encoded by the coding sequence TTGATCGATACCAGCCGCAACGAGCGTTCGGGGAATCGTGAGCGCGCCGTCCTCGTCGGGGTCATCCTGCCGGGGGGGGAGTACAACACCGACGACCCGTTGGATGAGATCCGAGGCCTGGCCAAGACGGCGGGCCTGGACGTGGTCGGGACCATGCTGCAGAAGCGCCAGCAGGTCGACGTCGCGACGTACATCGGCTCGGGCAAGGTCGACGAGCTGAAGGAGCAGGTCCGGGCGTTCGAGGCCGACGTGGTGATCTTCGACTCGGACCTCGGGCCGGGTCAGACGCGCAACCTCGAGAAGGCCCTGGAGTGCAAGGTCGTCGACCGCACCGAGGTCATCCTCGACATCTTCGCGATCCACGCGCAGACCCACGAGGCCCACCTCCAGGTGGAGCTGGCTCAGCTCGAATACGCGATGCCGCGGCTCAAGCGGATGTGGACCCACCTGTCGCGCTACAAGGGGGGCATCGGCGTCCGCGGTCCCGGCGAAAAGCAGCTTGAGGAAGACAAGCGGCTGGTCGTCCACCGGATCCAGGAGCTGAAGGCGAAGCTGGGCAAGATCCAGGCGCGGAAGGAGCGCGAGGTCGCCGGCCGCGGGGATTTCCCCACGGTCTCGCTCGTCGGCTACACCAACGCCGGCAAGAGCACCCTCATGAACGCCCTGACCGACGCCGGCGTCCTGGTGGAGAACAAGCTGTTCGCCACCCTGGACACCCGCACCCGAAAGTGGCGGTTCCGGGGGGGCGGGGCCGCCTTGCTCTCGGACACGGTCGGCTTCATCCGCGACCTGCCGCACGCCCTGGTGGCGTCGTTCAAGGCCACGCTGGAGGAGGCCCGCCAGGCCGACCTCCTGCTCCACGTCGTCGACGCGTCGAGCCCCGACGCCGAGATGCAGGTGCGGGCCGTCGTCGAGGTCCTGGAGGAGCTGGGGCTCAAGGACCACCCGACCTTGCTCGTCCTCAACAAGGCGGACAGGGTCCCCGACCGTTCGTTCCTCGACGTCCTTCGCGCCCAGCATCGCGACTCGATCGCGATCAGCGCGGCCAAGGGGGAGGGGCTCGAGGCCCTGGAGCACGCCGTCCGCCAGGCGCTCCTCGAATCGGCGCTCGACGCCGAGGTCGAGATCAGCGTGGCCGACGGCCGGGTCCTCTCGTACCTGGCCCAGCACGCCCAGATCCACGGCCGCACGTATGACGAGGCCAACGACCGGGTCGTCGTGGACTGCCGCCTCCCGCGCCGCTGCCTCGACTTCCTGTACGAGCACGGCGCCGAGGTCCGGGAGAAGGAGATCCGCATCTACGCCTGA